GTAATTATAGTAAGTCATAGCATGGAAGATGTTGCTAAGATTGCTGAAAGAATTATAGTAATGAATAGTGGTAAAGTTGCACTGCAAGGAGTTCCAGGAGAGGTTTTTAAAGAAGTAGATACACTAGAAAAAATAGGTCTTGGTGTTCCCCAAGTGACATATTTAGCTAGGGAATTAAGGAAAAAAGGTTTTAATATTTCAGAGAATATATTCACAATAGAAGAGGCCAAAAAAGAACTTTTGTCTATTTTAAAAGTGAAACATTAAGGAGGAATAGATGAAACTATGTTAAAGAATATTACGATAGGACAATACTTACCAGGAGAGTCATTTATACACAAGTTAGACCCTAGAACAAAAATATTAATATCAATACTATTTATTGTATGTTTGTTTATTATCAATAAATTTATAGGATATACTGTTATTGTTGCGTTTTTATTGGCAATAATACTAATAGCAAAGATACCATTTAGATTCATTTTTAATGGATTAAAGCCAATTTTTTTATTGGTAGCATTAACCGCAATTTTAAATATATTTATGATTAGAGGAACAGAGGGAACAGAAATTTTTAGTATAGGTTTTTTGAAGGCTTATCCAGAAGGGTTAAGCACTGCCGCGTTTATGGCTATTCGATTAATTTTATTGATTATAGGGACTTCATTATTAACATTAACGACATCCCCTATTGAACTAACTGATGGTATAGAAAAATTACTTAAGCCAATTGGGAAGGAAATAGCACATGAATTAGCCATGATGATGACAATAGCATTAAGATT
The window above is part of the Clostridium saccharoperbutylacetonicum N1-4(HMT) genome. Proteins encoded here:
- a CDS encoding energy-coupling factor transporter transmembrane component T family protein, which encodes MLKNITIGQYLPGESFIHKLDPRTKILISILFIVCLFIINKFIGYTVIVAFLLAIILIAKIPFRFIFNGLKPIFLLVALTAILNIFMIRGTEGTEIFSIGFLKAYPEGLSTAAFMAIRLILLIIGTSLLTLTTSPIELTDGIEKLLKPIGKEIAHELAMMMTIALRFIPTLIDETDKIMKAQKARGADFESGGIIKKAKSLVPLLVPLFISSFRRADELAMAMEARGYRGGSGRTRMKVLKFSYRDMIAWGIFVVLILWCVMVRFI